From one Thalassobaculum sp. OXR-137 genomic stretch:
- a CDS encoding enoyl-CoA hydratase-related protein, translated as MSTVSIERYDHVARVTLNRPTKRNAMSSDVAAELTAAFLSLAGEDGLRAVVLSGEGPSFCGGADVTELGALTPETAEGFIRGLHAAIASVMVCPVPVIAAIRGACIGAGLELVAGCDMRLASHDSRFSMPEVKIGVPSAIEAALLPRLMGRGKAARFVLTGETIDAETALNWGLVEELVSGDDLMFRAGALAAEVAEADPLAIRAQKRLIRAWDDMSIDQAVEASVREFADSYRTDAPATRIAAILAGRK; from the coding sequence GTGAGTACCGTCAGCATCGAACGTTACGACCACGTCGCCCGCGTCACCCTGAACCGTCCGACCAAACGCAACGCGATGAGCAGCGACGTCGCAGCCGAACTGACCGCCGCCTTCCTGTCCCTGGCCGGCGAGGACGGCCTGCGGGCGGTGGTCCTGTCCGGCGAGGGGCCGAGCTTCTGCGGCGGGGCGGACGTGACGGAGCTTGGCGCGCTGACCCCGGAGACCGCGGAGGGGTTCATCCGGGGGCTGCACGCCGCCATCGCCTCGGTCATGGTCTGCCCGGTGCCGGTGATCGCCGCGATCCGGGGCGCCTGTATCGGTGCCGGTCTGGAACTGGTGGCCGGCTGCGACATGCGGCTGGCCAGCCACGACTCCCGGTTCTCCATGCCCGAGGTGAAGATCGGCGTCCCGTCGGCGATCGAGGCGGCCCTGCTGCCGCGGCTGATGGGCCGGGGCAAGGCCGCGCGGTTCGTGCTCACCGGCGAGACCATCGACGCGGAGACCGCATTGAACTGGGGCCTGGTGGAGGAACTGGTCTCCGGCGACGACCTGATGTTCCGGGCCGGAGCGCTCGCGGCCGAGGTGGCCGAGGCGGACCCGCTCGCCATTCGCGCCCAGAAACGGCTGATCCGCGCCTGGGACGACATGAGCATCGACCAGGCGGTGGAAGCCAGCGTGCGCGAGTTCGCCGACAGTTATCGCACGGACGCACCCGCAACGCGGATCGCCGCGATCCTGGCCGGCAGGAAATGA